acaaaatacatattttttgtgTCTCACCTTTAACTTGTGACATAGATTTGAGATATAGACACggttttttattttcacttttatccttgttatctttttttattttcatttataccCTTCTCCTTTTAACCCTAATtcgcttctttttctcttctttctcaccTTCTTCCTCATTGCCTCCTTTCTTCCTCCATGCCTCCCACCCCAACCACCGTCTCACCTTCTCTGTCCCTCTCCACCGCCTCCATTCCTTTGTCCTTTCTTGCCgcctcttctcctcttcctcttcctcctcctcctcttctccaCTGCCTTTACTAAATCCACTGTCGCCGTCTCTGTCgtgcctccctctctctctctcaatctgCCTCATAGATCTACCTTGGTCTCTCCGGCTCTTCCAATTTCGCCTCCGCTTCTCTTCTACAATTCTTCCGCCTCTCTTTCACGTTGCCAGATCCATTTAgttctctatttttttaattcatatattatttatttatttttcatttaaatgttgattgaaaattgtgtttatatattaaattagattggatctgaatttttaatttattatgtgtttattattattaatagttgTAATTTGTATTGAAATAGTGGTAGAGAGGTGGTTATGGTGGTTTTATTCTTGGTAATTTGAACTGAAATAATGGTAAAGAGGTGGTGTTGATGGTTTGTGGCAGGGATAACATTGTCATTTTATTAAAACGATAAATTACAAATAGTGTTATGTCCTTGAGTACCAAACAAGTTCTCAAATTTTATGTGTCATTGTGTCTATGTCATTTTGTGTATTTGTGTCTGTGTCTTATTTATCGCCACCCACTAACCAAACGAAGCCTGAGTGTGTTGGTGCGTGAGGGACTGAGGGGGTAACTCGAGTGGGGGTGGGAGATTTTTTTTTCCCTTAACAAATCAAAACGACAACGTTTCATATGAATCATTCGATTTTCAAACCAGTCCAACCGGCAAGTTACCGGCCGGTTCAATAATTTTCTAGCGGTTTTGTCATTAACGGTTTTAACAGGAGGATCGAATTGTTTTCTAATTAAATTGGTTCGATCGATCGATCTGGTCCAACTTTTAAAACATTGCTACTAACTGGCTCATTGGTTGTGATTGAAGAGCTTTACAATGTGTGTCAATTTAGATTGATCGAGTGATCAATTCACTTATCCATTTAGGTAAGTAGcagaagtttaaattttatttatatatgcttgactttgaaaaattttaacttttggtGGGTGCTTTTCAATATTATAGTGTTAGAGGAaaagtaaatattttcttttatatgtaAAAGTGGCTACGTGCAAGAAGACAGCAAGAAAAAATAATACTTTGCTACCTAGACACCAAGATGATAAGGCGAAACATGATGGTAGACAAAATTATGAAGGATCCGTTCACATGCTCGACACAAATGTCACTAAATACTCTCATATAGAAGTTACAACTTAGATATCTAATAACTTACGtacaaattatttttcttttatttttactaaaaatactATGAAATTAGTTCTAAGTAGATTATAACATCTATGTGTATATTTCCATCACAAAATTAACTATAGAATAATATTAGGAAAAGTACATGAAACTAACTCCTAATCAACTAAAAAtgaaacaacttaattaattataattatattaattaattttaaatttaaaaaatttaaaattaattaaataaacttaattaaaacctataaaacctttttttttctctcatattaACATATCTACTTCCAACAACCATACACATaaactcctctctctcatctcgtCAGACCCTCTTCGTTAGAAGTGagcatttttaatgaaattgattttccaTATCGGTAGTTTCTATCATTGGTGGTGGAAAAAGGGAAATTGATCTGTATGCCTATATCTTTGGAGCTGATTTGGTTATTTTCTTCTTAGTTGCTATTTTTTATCAGTTAATGATGAAAGTTAACAGTGAGTTTCTTGAAGTCTATCAGCTTGAAGATTAGTTTCCAGAAgattttgttttagttttgatggtattttttttCATTGAGACTCACTTTTTTCAGTCtctcatatttatataaattcaCATCTATCTATTTACTCGGGGAACGAACTTAACCTGCAGGTTGTCTTTTTCTTGATCGTACTTGATCGCATCATATACCTATGTTCATTTGCAACAATGAaggttattttgtatttattcaaCCTTATTCTCTTCACATATTTACAGGAATTGTTTGCTTGAAACTAGTTAGAAGATACACCATTGCGGATAGGTTGAAATATAAAAGACTTCATAGTAAAGGCGTTGATTCCTCCATGGCGAGTGAAGGTTTCAAGCAGCCGAAATAATCTACCATAGtttcaagtgaatgaagatttTAGATCAtgaacaattataaaaatataaaaaaatatttatttaatatgaaaaaaaacatcctaatgtttaacaaaaaaaatatccaattatattttgacaaaaataattagatatctataaaaattaaaaaaaaaattatgaaattcttaaagaaatagaaatattcatatttgcaatacaaaaaaattcaaaaaatatataaaagaacatccatttagtatgaaaaagaaatattttgatacttagtagaagaaacatcctaATGCCTAGCATAAGTACCATCCACGTAGAGGTTTTGAATTCACCCAGAGGCATTTGGCTGGTTTTTGGCTGATACCCTCTTGGTTCCTTAGCATTGttgataatattataattatgaaAATATTATTAGAGTCGTTAGTAGTTGGGAGTTAAGTTAATAATGGCTAATAGTTAGTAGATGGATATTTATGAGATTAGTTGGTAATATCCCTACTTGTATCATGTCACAACTCTAACACAACAACTTCACACATAATAttatcttcttattttactcttctCCCAGAAATTTAACATGGTAGCCTCCTTGAGAAGAATAAACTATTAGTTTTTCGGTAAAAAATTatcatactttttttttattcaaatatttttcatccataatttttttttgttcttgtgaCTGATTTAATACTTTCTTACCTCACCAAATAATCTATTCTTTTTGTCTTGTCCTTCTGAGTCCAACGGAACCAAAATTATGGTCATTGAGAGCTGAAATGCGCCTTCACGCGCCTCTCAAAGTTGGTTGTCATTGtcacttctttttctcttcttcttcgtccctttcaatatttttatcacagtaaaaatttaattacaaaatctaataTGGTATAAggactaattaaaaaaaatataaaatttagttaaaaattcggtgaaactatagAGACCGATATAATAAttgaacataataataataatatttatcgaTGTTTCATCTAGTCGAGCATTCATCACTAATGACGAGTTTCAAGTCTAAGTTTTTAGGTCCCTATATAGAAATCAAGATATTGATGGTATATTTTTCATCTTAGGATAATTGATTAGGAAAGATTTTTGGCGATTCCGAGTTAGAATGCCAATAGAGGTTAAATCTTTTTTCACCTTCTagagtaaagaaaaaaaaagaaagtatcgTGAAAAAGCTTCTAATTTAAAATACATTTAGGGGTGAATGttgatcggatcggatataaCTAAAATTTCGATTCGATTCGATCCGATCCACATATTTGCCAATCAGATCGgatcaaatattaaatatatttttaaaaacttatttttatttaaaaaatcaataaaatctttttttattcttttaaacatatttatttttaaaataatattaaacatattttcttaaataataaaaaaataatacaacatatacgataattattagttaaaataaaatataaaaaatatttatttatttatttttgcgaaTTTGCGTAGTTCTTGCATGGGGCGGGATAGCCCTAGCTGTGAATTTGCGCACCAAACCTATTTTGGAGGATTACTCTCTTAAAACAACCATAATCAAATTTTTTGgcgatttgatttattttttattttttgttatcattatcaatatttttttattttaagattttaaagttttgtaagaaaaaaaagtaaaaataataacattttattttatatgcTTATCCTTTTTTTCTTTACAAAATTCTTGAATAGAAAATActacttaaaataaaaataataaataaaaatacgaaCCAAACGTAACCTAATATGTCATATTTTCAAGTCATCTTTTTCCGTAGAATGGTTTTGCTATCGATGTTTATTAGGCACAAAATAATGGGTTTAATGAAGTCATTATTTTACTTTTCAAATAGTGACGAGGTCTTCTAATGGTAACCTTAATAATTCTGGTAATTCCCCAAAagcaaaaattttaagtgtattttgtatttttgaaaatgaatgtatatattttttttctttgtttaaaaaattatgaaagacGATTTAGTAGAAAAATTCATTTTCCTTCTTCTCCACTAACAGTTTAACACAAATGATTAAGTAATTAGTTTATTCCTCCACTCATTTGAAATtagctctttcttttttttataaaaaataaagaaactaaaACCCACAACTTTTAAGTAAATATGAAAACTgatatcatttgagttataactcattaacaaattatatttaaatatcttttgTTCACATCCATCAAAATCTACTTAAAAATACATAACTTTAAGAATGAAACCGAATTGACCTGTTTAATTCAGGAGTCAGGACTCCAAAGAAAAAAGCCATTTGTGAATAAAtcagtcaaaaactaaaaaattagtttaaaaaaaccAATAAATTAGTCTAACCGATCCAATCGTTTGACAGCTAAtaagttttaaataataaaatacaattatttttttttaaaatatattttatatttagaaaAGTATaagtagagaaaaaaaaataaacaatgtgaacaatggatatatcAAATATTCAATTTACTAATTATGCGAATGattatcctaatattaaaatttaggtaaGTAATTTGAggtgtaatatatttttatttcattggaTCAATTTTAGAATCACAAAAGCCATTGTCTACCTAGCAAGttctttatattttaatatattattttattatatttgattcGACCTGATTAAACCTCAATTTaacctttaaatttttaaatctttaacTGCATCGGTTCAACAACCTGTTCAATTTTCAAACCTTGTAAAAATATAATATGGATTACTTAAAAATCCCTATGGATGGTTCAACATAAAGGACTCTTCATTTGCATATAGATCTTCAAATGGATTCAAACTCAGACAGGAAGCACGAAACTGGATAAGCCAAGCGCATATATCATCATCAAGAGTCAAGACTAGCCATATTAAATCAGAGAAAGGagcaacatttttcttttttcccatAGATAAAGGAGGAGCAACATAAATCATGAAAAAGTAGTGAGATTGCAATACATAGGAGTAAAGGCGCACCACCTGCAATGAAAATTTTGACCGCTACGCTACTCTCATGTCTTATGAGAACCTTAACAACTGAAGATGATGAGGTCTATGCTATACAAGATGGGGAAATAATAGAATTCTTCTGTGACTTCAGCTTAACACAACAACATACTCTGTACTTGCCTGGGATCAAAACACTGCTGATTAATTCTCTAAGCCTTATTCACACGAATTTTTTGCCCTTCTAGTGACTGCATTCAACAGGTCATTAGACAAATAGCAAATCACTGTCAGTTATAGTATTTAGAAGCAAAATAATCACCTATTCACATTAATGTCAATCTACAAAACCCAATCCAATGACCAGATCAAAGCATGGTAGGATATTAAGTCATCTTAAGATAATAAGAGAAAAGAACTTGTATTGTAACAGATAACCAGATAAAGGAACAGGATTAGTATTGTTTATGCAATAACTCGGGAATACAATGAACTGAAAAGAAAATTCTAGTTAGATGCAACTAGTAGAATTTTTTGATATTACTATCGATATATCCATAACATATTGCTGCTTAAAACCTACTACAGAAAGGATAAAAAAGATGCACTATCATTATCCGTAAGTAAGATCGGAAGAAGGAACTCAACCTCTACATTTTATTAAGATGGCATATGCAAAGCATTTTTGGATGATTCAGCttgcaaataaaagaaaaaagcagTAAAAACTTACGGCATTGTTGAAAGACAAGATTGCTGCTTCAACATCTTCATCAGAAGAAAAACTAACAAAACCATAGCCACTCGATTTTGAGGTCCCCGGAACCCGTGAGACCTTGGCGCTAAGAACTTTTCCCTTCTCAGAGAAAAAAGTTTTAAGCGTATCTGATGTTACTGTCTTGGCCAGATTTCCCACATATACCTTGTGGGGGCTGTCAACAAAGTTGGACTCCTCGGCCTGAAGGAAAGATGTATCTACTGTTGATAAAGGTTTTTCGGTTATATTTACCTTGACCTCACGTCCTCCGATTTCCTGTAAAAGTACACGAGTCCTTTAAGAAATCAGCGTCTTTTGAGATTTTTTCCCTTAAAAGGTAAAAGGATTCTGCAATATAACTTACAGTGCCATTAAGTTTCTCAACAACTGCATTTGCATCCTCAACAGTTTTCATCGTAACAAATGCAAAGCGACGACTCCGTCCAGAGTATTTATCATACATAACCTATGAACAAGACACGGAAAGTTAATGACATACCTGAGCAATCCCACATGGTGTGATGCAGAGACAAATGACTCCATATATATAATAACTGGCTATGTAAATGAAGCTCTTAAATTACTTCATACGGATACATGAACATTGCACCTATAAACATACAATTTTGAGTATTTTGATAGCACGGATTTAGTGCAAGTCCTTCATTGCATTGTTATGTTATATTCATATTGTCAATATGAATTTACAGTCATTCTGTTGAGAAGCTTAACATATGGTTGATGTCTCATTGTTTTTATTCTAGAGACTTGTTAGTTACTACTTACTAGTACTACTCACAAATTGACAATATCTGTTTTTAATCTTCAAGTCACACTTAATAAACCAATATGGATCTGAATCCTGCAATTAGAATTCACAATATCTATATCTTGTAAAAGAAGTCTATCTCCTAAAACTGAATAGAAAAAGAAGCTACCCCATTTTCAGATTCATTTGAATAAGCAAATGAGCATGGAGTCAACAAAAATGTTGAACAAGAATCATACATTACCAAGAAATATGAAGTTCCTAACCAAAAAAGTGTGTACACAAAAGCAAAAATGATTACTATAAAGAGTaaacaaaattttattactttGGAAGTCCTGAGAAGTACTCTTGTCGGATAAATTGGTCCTCTatcattttcaataaaatttttaatgtgtattgaATAAATAAGTCcctacaaattttattataagataattagatttgggacatggaacataggcactctaacaggaaagtccatggagatggtggacaccatgacaaggaggaagattaacattatgtgcctacaagaaacgaaatgggttggtgcaaaggctagggagttggattcttctggtttcaaactttggtatacaggaaaggtgaagaataggaatggagttagaataattgtggataagcagtggaagaaagacgtagttgatgtcaagagggtgggagatcggatcatctctatcaaaagatccctatcaaacttgtggtggagggaggtgctttccatgtgattagcgcctatgcaccgcaagtggattcggacgaacaacacaagataaggtatatctttgggagataagattttcttaggaggagatttaaatggccatgttgggagagaagtgactagatatgggagtattcacggaggccatgatttcggggtgatcaatgccgagggtaaaactattttggacttttcctcaacttttgatcttctcatcgcaaatacatgttttaaaaagagagatgaacatcttataacctataagagtggcatgacaagctctcaaatcgacttcttcttgttgaggagagtcgaccggaaattttgcattaactgtaaaattatcccgggagagagtttgacaacacaacatagggtgctcgtcatggattttcgcgttgagcaaaagttgaggaaaagacatcatacgaagaacccaaggacgaggtggtggcggatgaaaggtgaggaacaaagaagcttcctaagacgggtaggagaagaggcaaagtgggatgggaatggaagcgcggaagaaatgtggagggagatggcagaagttattagaagaacagcaaaagaaagttttggtgaatctaaaggaataggaccaagagacaaggagtcctggtggtggaatgcgagtatacaagaaaagataaagataaaaagagaatgctttaaagagtggtctttatgccgcaatgcagataattgggaaaaatataaggcggctaagaaagagacaaaagtggctgtaagtgaagcaagaacaagagcatatgagggtctctaccagtctttaggcatgaaagaaggagaaaaaggtatatatagaattgcaaagagccgggaaagaagaacgagagatttagatcaggttaagtgcataaaggataaggatggagaggtgttggctcaagaggagaagattaatgaaaggtggaagagctacttctacgagttatttaatgagggacagaagactcttccgagccttggtcgattatgcacaagcgaagaagatcaaaactttgactactatcgaaggattcgagacttcgaggtaaaagaggctctaaagcagatgaaaaatggcagggcagtaggacctgataatatcccgattgaggtttggaagggtcttgaaGGAAAatgcatcaactggttaaccaagctttttaatgagattttaaggtcaaagaagatgcctgatgagtggagaaagagcaccttggtacctatctacaagaataagggggatatacaaagttgcggaaattatagagggattaagcttatgagtcatactatgaagttatgggaaagggtgatagaacggaggttgagaaaagagacacaagtaacagagaaccaatttggatttatgccaggcagatctaccactgaagcgatatacctattaagaaggatgatggagaggtatcgtagtaataaaagggatctacacatggtgtttattgatttggaaaaagcgtatgatagggtaccaagggaggtcttatggaaggttttagaaaagaggagagtaaggatcgcatatattcgggcaattaaagacatgtatgatggggtcacaactagtgtgaagactcaaggtggtgtgacagaggaattccctattggtataggattacaccagggatcatccttaagtccatacctttttacattagtcttggaagtactcacagagcacatccaagagcctgtgccatggtgcatgctttttgccgatgatatcgtccttatgggagagtcaagggaagacctaaataagaagttggagttatggagagaagctctagaagtgtatggtctgcgcataagccgtagcaagacggaatatatggaatgtaagttcagtctgagaagggaaaactccaatatagaggtgaaaattggagagaacaccctacgaaaagttaaaagttttaagtatctcgggtgcatcatacaggataatggagagattgaacatgatgtaaatcataggatccaagcaggttggtcaaaatggcggagtgcatctggttttatatgcgacaa
This region of Arachis hypogaea cultivar Tifrunner chromosome 8, arahy.Tifrunner.gnm2.J5K5, whole genome shotgun sequence genomic DNA includes:
- the LOC112707453 gene encoding small ribosomal subunit protein cS22, with translation MATSMLSPPNLLSLAAPSPSSSSSTLYFKPATHLSQPFSLKLVPSKRNRRPFAVAAEEAAVTTSVDPKSEAARRLYVGNIPRTVTNDELKNIVEEHGAVEKAEVMYDKYSGRSRRFAFVTMKTVEDANAVVEKLNGTEIGGREVKVNITEKPLSTVDTSFLQAEESNFVDSPHKVYVGNLAKTVTSDTLKTFFSEKGKVLSAKVSRVPGTSKSSGYGFVSFSSDEDVEAAILSFNNASLEGQKIRVNKA